A single region of the Panthera tigris isolate Pti1 chromosome B1, P.tigris_Pti1_mat1.1, whole genome shotgun sequence genome encodes:
- the APBB2 gene encoding amyloid-beta A4 precursor protein-binding family B member 2 isoform X9: protein MAERKNAKALACSSLQERTNVNLDVPLQVDFPTPKTELVQKFHVQYLGMLPVDKPVGMDTLNNAIESLMTSSNKEDWPSVNMNVADATVTVISEKNEEEILVECRVRFLSFMGVGKDVHTFAFIMDTGNQRFECHVFWCEPNAGNVSEAVQAACMLRYQKCLVARPPSQKVRPPPPPADSVTRRVTTNVKRGVLSLIDTLKQKRPVTETP from the exons ATGGCCGAACGGAAGAATGCCAAAGCCCTGGCCTGCAGTTCCTTACAGGAAAGAACCAATGTGAATCTGGACGTTCCCTTGCAAG TAGATTTTCCAACACCAAAGACTGAGCTGGTCCAGAAGTTCCATGTGCAGTACTTGGGCATGTTACCCGTAGACAAACCTGTCG GAATGGATACCCTGAACAATGCCATAGAAAGtcttatgacctcatctaacaAGGAGGATTGGCCGTCAGTGAACATGAATGTGGCCGATGCTACTGTGACTGTCATCAGTGAAAAG AATGAAGAGGAAATCTTAGTGGAGTGCCGCGTGCGATTCCTGTCCTTCATGGGTGTCGGGAAGGATGTTCATACATTTGCCTTCATCATGGACACCGGGAACCAGCGTTTCGAGTGCCACGTTTTCTGGTGCGAGCCTAATGCGGGTAACGTGTCTGAGGCGGTACAGGCCGCCTGCATG ttacGATACCAGAAGTGCTTGGTAGCCAGGCCGCCTTCACAGAAAGTTCGACCACCTCCTCCGCCAGCAGACTCAGTGACCAGAAGAGTCACAACCAATGTAAAACGAGGGGTCTTATCCCTCATTGACACTTTGAAACAGAAACGCCCTGTCACAGAAACGCCATAG